Genomic segment of Gammaproteobacteria bacterium:
ACAGGGCTAATACCAATCTCATTAATTAAGTGATCATCGGTGCTTGATCAAACCCATCTAGCCTGCGTTGCTCTCATTCCTAATAGCTTACTATTACTCAATCGAGCGCCTTGTCTAAATTAATTGTCTCCACGCACAACTAGGTCATAAATTTAATGCAATTGGTATAATCTTTAAACTAGCATAACAATTTGCTGAAAAACTTCAATCATAAAATATTAAGCCGGGTTGGCAATGTCAATAAATTCAACCTCAACTGAAAATTGTTTGGCTAAATGTTGCCCCAAGGCTTTGATTCCATAACGCTCAGTGGCGTGGTGACCGGCGGCAAAAAAAGCAATGTCATATTCACGCGCTAAATGAATCGTTTGCTCTGACACTTCACCACTAACAAAGGCATCAATGCCCTGCTCTCCAGCCATTTCAATAAAACTTTGGCCACCGCCACTGCACCAAGCAACCGTTTTGATCAATTTATCGTTAGCACCTTCAATCAGTGGTGTCCGACCAAGTTGCTGCTCAATCACTTGACCAAACTCGGCTACGGTCGTTGGCGTTATTAAGTTACCTTTTACCGCGACACTTTGTGGATTACCGGCCTCTAAGCCCGTAGTATTTTCAATGCCAAACAATTTAGCCAATTGCGCATTATTGCCCAAGGTCGGGTGAATATCTAACGGTAAGTGATAAGCGATAAGGTTGATGTCGGCATCAAGCAAGGCTTTAATACGATTGCGTTTAAGCGAGGTAATAACGGGTGATTCGCCCTTCCAGAAATAGCCATGATGAACCAATAAAGCATCTGCGCCAGCAGCGACAGCGGCATCAACTAAGGCTTGTGAGGCGGTTACACCAGTAACAATTTTGGTAATACTGTCAGTACCTTCAACCTGCAGACCATTAGGGCAATAGTCTTTTATTTTTGAAGGGGCAAGGGTTTGGTCTAAGTAAGCCAATAATTGGCTTCGGGTAACAGTCATAACAACACTCTAGATTAAATATATAATGAGTATTGTAACTGCTTTAAACCAAAAAAAGGAACCCGAAGGTTCCTTTTCACTTTAAATCAAAAAGATGAATTAAATAGCAGCTTTCGCTTTCTCAACAAGAACGCTAAATGCGTACTTATCGAATACAGCGATATCAGCTAGGATCTTACGATCGATCTCGATAGATGCTTTCTTAAGACCGTTGATGAAACGGCTGTAAGATAGACCATTCTGGCGAGATGCAGCATTAATACGAGCAATCCAAAGTTGACGGAATTGACGTTTACGCTGACGACGGTCACGGTAAGCATATTGACCAGCTTTAGTTACAGCTTGGAACGCTACACGATAAACACGTGAACGTGCGCCGTAATAACCTTTAGCTTGCTTTAATACTTTCTTGTGGCTCGCGCGAGCCGTTACACCACGTTTTACTCTAGGCATTTTTCAAATTCTCCAATAACTTCGACTATGCGAAAGGTAACATGCGGTTGATAGAAGGAACGTCCACTTTATGGATCATACCTTTAGCACGCAATTGACGCTTACGCTTAGTGCTTTTCTTAGTCAAAATATGACGAAGGTGGTTATGTTTGAACTTGAAGCCGCCAGAACCCGTTTTTTTGAAACGTTTTGCAGCGCCTTTGTTGCTTTTCATCTTAGGCATTATATTTCTTCTACTTCGCATTGGGTTAATAGTAGGTAGTAAGGCGTACAAAAATAGTGGCTTAGCAAGCTAAGCCACTATTTTGCAACTTGAGTTGCCTTAACTACTTCTTTTTCGGTGCAAGTACCATCACCATTTGGCGACCTTCCATTGAAGGAAAAGACTCCACGTTGGTCAGTTCAGCTAAATCAGCTTTAATACGATTCAATAGCTTAGTGCCCAAACCTTGGTGTGCCATCTCACGACCACGGAAACGAAGTGTAACTTTCACTTTGTTGCCGTCTTCGATAAAGCGATTCAGGTTGCGTAGTTTTACCTGATAATCGCCTTCGTCAGTTCCAGGGCGGAATTTTATTTCCTTTAACTGGATCTGCTTATTTTTTTGACGCTGTTCTTTGTCTTTTTTCGATTTCTCGAAAATATATTTACCATAGTCCATTACACGACAGACAGGAGGCTCGGCATTTGGACTAATTTCAACTAAATCCAAATTAGCTTCTTCAGCAGAAGCGATAGCTTCGCGAAGTGTAACAATACCAACAGGTGTTCCTGAAGCATCAGTTAAACGAACTTCACTTGCGGTGATTTCACCGTTTATTTGGTGCAAATTCTTTTTTTGCACTTGTCCTCTTCTTGCGCCTTTAATCAGTTATTCCTCCAGTTGTTGTAGACTACGGCTGTTAATCTCGTTTTGTAAGGTGTCTAGGAAAGACTCTATTGACATTTTCCCTAAATCAACACCGTTACGAGTTCGAACAGCAATTTCTTTTGCTTCGACCTCTTTATCGCCAATGACGATTTGGTAAGGTACCCGCTTTAAAGTATGTTCACGGATTTTAAAGCCTATCTTCTCATTTCTCAAGTCCGATTTGGCTCTAATTCCAAAAGATTTCAATTTATTAACGATTTCTGTGACATATTCACTCTGTTTGTCGGTAATATTCATTACCACAACCTGAGTTGGTGAAAGCCATGTCGGAAATTTACCCGCATACTCTTCGATTAAAATACCGATGAAGCGTTCTAAAGATCCTAAAATTGCTCGGTGAATCATCACTGGCGTATGCCGTTCATTGTCTTCAGCAACAAAAGTTGCGTCTAAACGTTCAGGCATCGAGAAATCAAGCTGTATTGTACCACATTGCCACGCACGACCTAGACAATCATGCAAAGTAAATTCGATTTTAGGACCATAAAATGCGCCCTCGCCCGGTTGCAGATCATATTCTAGGTTATTGGCGATTAAAGCATCTCTTAATGAAGCTTCTGCGCTGTCCCAAACTTCATCACTGCC
This window contains:
- a CDS encoding Nif3-like dinuclear metal center hexameric protein; the protein is MTVTRSQLLAYLDQTLAPSKIKDYCPNGLQVEGTDSITKIVTGVTASQALVDAAVAAGADALLVHHGYFWKGESPVITSLKRNRIKALLDADINLIAYHLPLDIHPTLGNNAQLAKLFGIENTTGLEAGNPQSVAVKGNLITPTTVAEFGQVIEQQLGRTPLIEGANDKLIKTVAWCSGGGQSFIEMAGEQGIDAFVSGEVSEQTIHLAREYDIAFFAAGHHATERYGIKALGQHLAKQFSVEVEFIDIANPA
- the rplT gene encoding 50S ribosomal protein L20 — encoded protein: MPRVKRGVTARASHKKVLKQAKGYYGARSRVYRVAFQAVTKAGQYAYRDRRQRKRQFRQLWIARINAASRQNGLSYSRFINGLKKASIEIDRKILADIAVFDKYAFSVLVEKAKAAI
- the rpmI gene encoding 50S ribosomal protein L35, with product MPKMKSNKGAAKRFKKTGSGGFKFKHNHLRHILTKKSTKRKRQLRAKGMIHKVDVPSINRMLPFA
- the infC gene encoding translation initiation factor IF-3; this encodes MKGARRGQVQKKNLHQINGEITASEVRLTDASGTPVGIVTLREAIASAEEANLDLVEISPNAEPPVCRVMDYGKYIFEKSKKDKEQRQKNKQIQLKEIKFRPGTDEGDYQVKLRNLNRFIEDGNKVKVTLRFRGREMAHQGLGTKLLNRIKADLAELTNVESFPSMEGRQMVMVLAPKKK